One part of the Salinimonas iocasae genome encodes these proteins:
- the ppsR gene encoding posphoenolpyruvate synthetase regulatory kinase/phosphorylase PpsR, translating to MRTAFYISDGTAITSEVFGHALLSLFPMQLNHKTIPFVETEEHAYKVLEKISESFQDSGERPLVFYTIVNVDVRKVISRSVGINYNFLDQFVAPLEKVLGVPSKPEKHRTHSIHETTYDIRIEAVNYALANDDGSNLKEYHNADIILVGVSRSGKTPTSLYLALQYGIKAANYPFTEEDMGDMLKLPPALRRFKDKLFGLTIHPERLHQIRSERRANSKYASMQQCRMELREVENLYRREKIPFLNSTKYSVEEISAKILAETGLQRRKY from the coding sequence GTGCGCACAGCATTCTATATTTCCGACGGTACTGCTATCACTTCAGAGGTGTTTGGCCATGCATTACTGTCTTTATTCCCCATGCAATTAAATCATAAGACCATTCCATTCGTTGAAACTGAGGAACATGCTTACAAGGTTTTAGAGAAAATTTCTGAAAGTTTTCAAGACAGCGGAGAAAGGCCGCTCGTTTTTTATACAATTGTGAACGTAGATGTTCGCAAAGTTATCTCCCGTTCTGTAGGAATTAACTATAATTTTCTGGACCAGTTTGTGGCGCCTCTGGAAAAGGTTCTGGGCGTGCCTTCCAAACCGGAAAAGCACCGAACCCACAGTATTCACGAAACAACTTACGATATTCGTATTGAGGCTGTTAATTACGCCCTGGCAAATGACGACGGCTCTAATTTAAAAGAGTATCATAATGCGGATATCATTCTGGTCGGTGTGTCGCGCTCAGGAAAGACACCCACCAGCCTCTATCTTGCACTTCAGTACGGTATCAAAGCGGCAAATTATCCGTTCACCGAAGAAGACATGGGTGACATGTTAAAGCTGCCCCCTGCATTAAGGCGCTTTAAAGACAAGCTGTTCGGTCTGACCATACATCCAGAGCGATTACATCAGATCCGCTCTGAACGCAGAGCCAACAGCAAATACGCCTCTATGCAGCAGTGTCGCATGGAGTTACGGGAGGTTGAAAACCTGTACAGACGTGAAAAAATCCCGTTCCTCAATAGCACAAAATATTCTGTGGAAGAAATCTCGGCGAAGATTCTGGCTGAAACGGGACTTCAACGGCGCAAGTATTAA